A region of the Thermogladius calderae 1633 genome:
AAGAGGGTAAGGGTTGCCGAGATGATGTTGGGCGAGGGCTCCTACGCGTACGCCATAAGGCAGTGCCAGGAGGCTGTAGAGCTCTCCCTCAAGGCGTCGCTGAGGCTGGTGGGCGTAGAGCCCCCTAAATGGCACGACGTCGGCCCTGTCCTAGTAGAGCTCTCCGACAGGTTCCCCGACTGGTTCAGAGACAAGATACCCGAACTGGCCGCCATCTCGAGGTGGTTGAGGAGGGAGACGGAGCCCTCCATGTACGGCGACGAGGAGACGGGACTACCCCCTTCCAGGCTCTACACGAGGCCGTACGCGGAGAAGGCCGTAGAGGCGGCGAAACTCGTGGTCTCCTACGCCAAGCGCCTACTATCCGAGTACACGCGGGGGCCGGGCTGACCGCCACGCAGCAGCGCCCGTTGTCCTCGGGCCGGCCCTCCTGCTACGTGGCCACTCTCGCCACCCTCCTCGTGGCCACCACATCAGTACAGCAGACGTCTCTCAACACTACGTCGCCTATGTTGACGGGCGCCCTCAAGACGACGTCCTTTAGCTTCTCCATCACCAGCCAGATACAGCCTTTGGGTACCGGGCGCCTCGTCTTGACGGAGACCGCTGGCGCATCGCCCGTGGGAGCAATGCCCCAAACCCCGCGGACCTCAACCTAGACGGGAGCCGTGTGCCGTTGGGCTCGACAGCCGCCCATGAGCCCACACGGGTACCCAAATCCCTGTAGGCGAGGTGGAAGTCCCTACACCTGACCATGAACGGATGTAAAATAATTGAAATGGAGGTGGAGGGGCAAACGGTTTACAAGAAGTACGCGGCTAGGGAAGGGAGCAGGGAGAGGGACTTTATAAACAAGCTGATGGCAGGTCCGAGAAGGATACTACCAAACTCTATCCACGTCTTCGAGGATCTAGATAAAGGAAATCTTGTTAGCAGAAAATGGTTAAAAAGAGGAGAAGGAGAAACGCTGGAACGCCTTGGAGGAGCATACACAGGAGAGTGTCAGAAGCAGCCCTAGCAGCTTTCGTCAACCCCGAGAACACGCCCCGCGATAGCCCCTACACTAATTAGCTGGCGACAAACAACCATAAAGGGTTATCTATCAGCATGAAAAAGGATTCGACCCTAGAGGCTAGGCTCTCGGTTATACCCAGGTTTTTTTAGTCCATTCTCGAGAGCTTGAATATAGGGATGGCCCTTGGCCACCGCAAGTAGCGGCACGGTCAGCCCCGAGGAGGACGAGAGGCTGAAGGAGAGACTCGCGGAGGCGGCGGTCTCGGCGCTTGACGCGGGCTTGGAGCTCGCGAAGTGGCTGTACGTATTTGAGGCTCTGCACTTATGGGGCGCGTCCAAGACGGTGGGTATCCGCTTCTTGGACGGTGGGTACGTGGAAGTGGACTTCTGTAGTGAAGAGGGTTGCCTTAATATCCTGTCCGTTGAAGGCACTAGTCTCGTGA
Encoded here:
- a CDS encoding DUF1667 domain-containing protein, translated to MAPTGDAPAVSVKTRRPVPKGCIWLVMEKLKDVVLRAPVNIGDVVLRDVCCTDVVATRRVARVAT
- a CDS encoding HEPN domain-containing protein, with the protein product MAKSYFEEAEKRVRVAEMMLGEGSYAYAIRQCQEAVELSLKASLRLVGVEPPKWHDVGPVLVELSDRFPDWFRDKIPELAAISRWLRRETEPSMYGDEETGLPPSRLYTRPYAEKAVEAAKLVVSYAKRLLSEYTRGPG